From one Solanum stenotomum isolate F172 chromosome 12, ASM1918654v1, whole genome shotgun sequence genomic stretch:
- the LOC125848249 gene encoding uncharacterized protein LOC125848249 has product MANSAPLPVSWIPEDDLLLKNAIEAGASLEALAKGAVRFSRKFKLQELQDRWHSLLYDSDVAVPASARMVELEHSGINPLSKFNRSENLKGSKDVAGKRKADSIRRRYYTMRKKFRSEFFNSTDLGFLDEPNLHDCNGHGTDFRQDVRIEAQARDGNCMLGDCISDDLGLQESDLDILRHAFPEELGDMPVSPAITNSHIAYNGRCSISVDDNGPDAILRESRFLEGLSTSLREERNSFQPDMEDREITDVLKDNSIDFEKCSAVKRPRLSQLSPERKIFSSPEGKQLSTFRSRSDNHQNICSGPCGFGSRQHSRSPKSGTMLGARTGSTDFIDSSATSDGEFADLPDSLLNLSNEDDVLLEVDGKDSADNLCKENLKFLPDSPCDIPEGGSDDHESEVIKESNTNITDPDDFNPLGSEMENSSLHGQDVRADCEVNVPSTSALSPDIKQPLDGSKLCTLNTEDTEIPCNDDIFLLIHPSTSFASTTTQSVGQSSIDLSSPCSRSEQRVNSFTRGKDSGKSFAWTNKVVPNVFGEARPVQPAVGSTAHLKVSVTTALPVLPGAANKGVGVAGQSKSLPVNPVVSKNDVLEEDIARVQGVGDTPATFIEAPEFGESSSVRVAVTVPTINPSTSEVEDPQSDDDVPCFSDVEAMILEMDLDPHDQDLYAIRQESKYQSEDFRRTTIRLEQCSRSGVQRDMTSRGAFAILYGRHLKHYIRKTEVILGRSTDDVEVDIDLRKEGRANKISRRQASIKMESDGSFCLKNLGRCSIAVNGKSVDTGQYLTLSSSCVIEIREMSFLFEMNPKYAKQYIESITQNKGTVSKFERSPERKP; this is encoded by the exons ATGGCAAATTCTGCTCCACTTCCTGTTTCATGGATTCCTGAAGATGACCTCCTTCTAAAGAACGCCATTGAG GCTGGTGCATCCTTAGAAGCACTTGCTAAAGGAGCAGTACGATTTTCTCGCAAATTCAAGTTGCAAGAGCTGCAGGATCGTTGGCATTCGCTTTTATATGATTCAGATGTTGCAGTTCCAGCTTCTGCTCGCATGGTTGAGCTTGAGCATTCAGGGATCAATCCATTGTCAAAGTTTAACAGATCTGAAAATCTTAAAGGAAGCAAAGATGTTGCTGGAAAGAGGAAAGCAGACAGCATTCGTAGACGATACTATACTATGCGGAAGAAATTTCGAAGTGAATTTTTCAATTCCACAGATCTAGGCTTTCTGGATGAGCCAAATCTACATGATTGCAATGGACATGGAACTGATTTTAGGCAGGATGTAAGAATTGAAGCTCAGGCTCGTGATGGGAATTGTATGCTTGGGGATTGTATCTCAGATGATCTTGGGCTTCAAGAATCAGATCTTGATATCTTGCGCCATGCTTTCCCAGAAGAACTTGGAGACATGCCTGTCTCCCCTGCCATCActaattctcatatagcctacAATGGTAGGTGTTCAATCTCAGTAGACGATAATGGTCCAGATGCAATTCTAAGAGAAAGTAGGTTTCTGGAGGGGCTTTCTACTTCATTAAGAGAGGAGAGGAATTCTTTTCAGCCTGATATGGAAGATAGAGAAATTACGGATGTTCTTAAAGATAATTCCATTGACTTTGAAAAGTGCTCGGCTGTTAAGAGGCCTCGCTTATCACAGTTATCTCCTGAGAGAAAGATCTTCAGTAGTCCTGAAGGAAAACAGTTGTCCACCTTCCGTTCAAGGAGTGATAACCATCAAAATATCTGTAGTGGTCCTTGTGGATTTGGAAGTAGACAGCATTCTCGCTCCCCAAAATCAG GAACTATGTTGGGAGCCCGGACTGGCAGCACTGATTTTATTGATTCATCAGCTACCTCAGATGGTGAGTTCGCGGATCTCCCAGATTCCCTCTTAAATCTTTCAAATGAGGATGACGTCCTTTTGGAGGTAGATGGCAAGGATTCAGCGGACAACTTGTGTAAAGAGAATCTTAAGTTCCTCCCAGATTCTCCTTGTGATATTCCAGAAGGCGGTTCAGATGACCATGAATCTGAAGTAATCAAAGAATCAAACACAAACATTACAGATCCTGATGATTTCAATCCTTTAGGATCAGAAATGGAAAATTCTTCTCTACATGGTCAAGATGTCAGAGCTGATTGTGAAGTTAATGTGCCATCCACATCAGCATTAAGTCCTGATATAAAACAGCCTCTTGATGGGAGTAAGCTTTGTACACTTAACACTGAGGACACAGAGATTCCTTGTAATGATGATATCTTCTTGCTTATCCACCCTTCCACATCATTTGCTTCTACCACCACCCAATCAGTTGGTCAAAGTTCCATAGACCTGTCATCGCCTTGTAGTAGAAGTGAACAAAGAGTCAACTCCTTCACTCGTGGAAAAGATTCTGGCAAGTCTTTTGCATGGACTAATAAGGTTGTACCAAACGTATTTGGAGAAGCACGACCAGTGCAGCCAGCCGTTGGTAGTACTGCCCATTTAAAGGTGTCTGTTACTACTGCTTTACCTGTCCTTCCTGGTGCTGCTAACAAGGGTGTGGGAGTCGCAGGTCAAAGCAAATCATTGCCTGTAAACCCAGTAGTATCTAAAAATGATGTGCTAGAGGAGGATATTGCTAGAGTTCAAGGG GTGGGGGACACTCCAGCTACTTTCATCGAGGCACCAGAATTTGGTGAATCAAGTTCTGTCAGGGTAGCTGTTACAGTGCCAACAATAAACCCTTCAACATCAGAAGTGGAAGATCCTCAGAGTGATGATGATGTACCATGTTTTTCTGATGTTGAAGCTATG ATACTAGAGATGGACTTAGATCCACATGATCAAGACTTATATGCAATTAGGCAAG AGTCCAAGTATCAGTCTGAAGACTTTAGAAGGACAACCATAAGATTGGAACAGTGTAGTCGTTCTGGTGTGCAAAGAGACATGACTTCTCGAGGGGCCTTTGCCATCCTATATGGTCGTCATCTGAAGCATTACATCCGAAAGACTGAG GTCATACTTGGAAGATCCACAGATGATGTTGAGGTTGACATTGATTTACGAAAAGAAGGCCGTGCTAACAAAATATCTCGGCGACAG GCAAGCATCAAGATGGAATCGGATGGATCCTTCTGTCTGAAGAATCTAGGGAGGTGCTCAATAGCAGTGAATGGCAAATCTGTTGATACTGGGCAGTATCTGACCCTTAGCAGTAGTTGTGTGATAGAG ATACGGGAAATGAGTTTTTTGTTTGAGATGAACCCTAAGTATGCCAAGCAGTACATAGAAAGCATTACCCAGAATAAAGGAACAGTTAGCAAATTTGAACGGTCACCTGAAAGGAAACCATGA